In Rhodothermales bacterium, the following proteins share a genomic window:
- a CDS encoding GntR family transcriptional regulator, translating into MSSVHMAGKPRHETVSTWIRSKIEAGEWTEDHQLPSESQLGKQFDVSRITVRRALQTLEADNLIYRRQGLGSFVKDNRIHQGLVRLTDFVEDMEAAGLVPASRILHYEQETASTRISEQLEIENDSPVMRIDRLRTGDGEPMAFDRTWLPMFYAQLLSDFDMEKETIFTVLEREYDICVCRGRFRIEAVNAPNDVAQFLDVPWGRALLVIERTSYTEQNRPIYYQQRFYRSDRVAYDIELKRSRNGSALSPGLPLTEFEPVFKK; encoded by the coding sequence ATGAGCAGCGTCCACATGGCGGGCAAGCCCCGCCACGAAACCGTCAGTACCTGGATTCGATCGAAAATTGAAGCCGGAGAGTGGACGGAAGATCATCAACTGCCTTCGGAGAGTCAGCTCGGAAAGCAATTCGACGTGAGTCGAATTACCGTGCGACGGGCCCTGCAGACCCTGGAAGCGGACAATCTGATTTATCGCCGACAGGGACTCGGCTCTTTCGTCAAGGACAACCGGATCCATCAGGGGCTCGTTCGCCTGACGGACTTCGTTGAGGACATGGAAGCGGCGGGCCTGGTCCCTGCCAGCCGCATCCTGCACTACGAGCAGGAAACGGCATCGACCCGGATTTCCGAACAACTGGAAATCGAGAACGACAGTCCCGTCATGCGCATAGACCGGCTCCGGACCGGTGACGGCGAACCGATGGCTTTCGACCGTACCTGGCTGCCCATGTTCTACGCGCAGTTGCTGTCGGACTTCGACATGGAAAAGGAGACCATTTTCACGGTGCTGGAACGGGAATACGACATCTGTGTCTGTCGTGGCCGTTTCCGTATTGAAGCGGTCAACGCGCCCAATGATGTTGCCCAGTTCCTGGATGTCCCCTGGGGCCGGGCGCTGCTCGTGATCGAGCGGACCTCCTACACGGAACAGAATCGTCCCATCTACTACCAGCAGCGGTTCTACCGCAGCGACCGGGTTGCCTACGACATCGAGTTGAAGCGATCCCGGAACGGATCGGCCCTGTCACCGGGGTTGCCCCTCACGGAATTCGAGCCCGTATTCAAGAAGTAG
- a CDS encoding glucose-6-phosphate isomerase, producing MLSFDFTGSNAHLPEPDRQRMLPRARAAHRALLQGTGAGPEWLGWRRLLAEPDDALLDQVEQVALEIRERADVLVCIGIGGSYLGADAVIQALTPAFPDAGRTPVVFAGHHLSTEYLAGLLEWLKGKSVYVNVISKSGTTLEPALAFRFIRAFMEETFEDADRRIIATTDAHHGALRTLASEKGYRTFTIPGDVGGRFSALTPVGLLPMAAAGIDIRTLFYGSVTMMRTLASEDDNPALEYAMRRWLLHEAGYTTEVLSVMDPRMTRMGAWWQQLFGESEGKNHQGLFPSVCTFTTDLHSVGQFIQEGRRTLIETFLTVESGSSTLRVPGDPADLDGLSYLEGRRMRDVNRAAFEGTLKAHIAGGVPVTHIGMPAVSAESIGQLMYFFEHAIAVMGYLLGVNPFDQPGVEAYKKEMFTALGKPC from the coding sequence ATGCTTTCCTTCGATTTCACGGGCAGCAACGCCCACCTGCCGGAACCGGATCGCCAGCGCATGCTGCCCCGTGCCCGGGCCGCCCATCGCGCCCTGCTCCAGGGGACCGGCGCCGGTCCCGAGTGGCTGGGATGGCGACGCCTGCTGGCCGAGCCCGACGATGCCCTGCTGGACCAGGTCGAACAGGTGGCCCTCGAAATCCGTGAGCGGGCCGATGTGCTGGTCTGTATCGGAATCGGGGGATCCTACCTCGGCGCCGATGCCGTCATCCAGGCCCTGACGCCCGCCTTTCCGGACGCCGGACGGACACCCGTCGTTTTTGCAGGCCATCACCTGTCCACGGAATACCTGGCCGGCCTGCTGGAATGGCTGAAGGGCAAGTCGGTCTATGTGAACGTAATCTCGAAGAGCGGCACCACGCTCGAGCCCGCCCTGGCCTTCCGGTTCATCCGCGCGTTCATGGAGGAGACGTTCGAGGATGCCGATCGCCGCATTATTGCCACGACCGATGCCCACCACGGTGCCCTGCGCACGCTCGCATCGGAAAAAGGCTACCGCACATTCACCATTCCGGGCGACGTAGGGGGCCGGTTCTCGGCCCTGACGCCCGTCGGCCTGTTGCCGATGGCCGCGGCCGGCATCGATATCCGAACGCTGTTCTACGGATCGGTCACGATGATGCGCACGTTGGCATCGGAGGACGACAATCCCGCCCTGGAATATGCCATGCGCCGTTGGCTGCTGCATGAGGCGGGCTATACGACCGAGGTGCTTTCGGTGATGGATCCCCGAATGACGCGGATGGGGGCCTGGTGGCAACAACTCTTCGGGGAATCGGAGGGCAAGAACCATCAGGGACTGTTCCCCTCGGTCTGCACCTTCACGACCGACCTCCACTCCGTGGGTCAGTTCATCCAGGAGGGGCGGCGTACGCTCATCGAAACCTTCCTGACGGTGGAGTCGGGCTCGTCAACGCTCCGTGTGCCGGGTGATCCGGCCGATCTGGACGGGCTTTCGTACCTGGAGGGCCGCAGGATGCGGGACGTCAACCGCGCCGCATTCGAGGGTACGCTGAAGGCCCATATCGCCGGCGGCGTTCCCGTCACCCATATCGGGATGCCGGCCGTGAGTGCCGAGTCCATTGGCCAACTCATGTACTTCTTCGAACACGCCATTGCCGTCATGGGGTATTTGCTTGGCGTCAATCCGTTCGATCAACCGGGGGTCGAAGCCTACAAGAAAGAGATGTTCACCGCGTTGGGCAAACCGTGTTGA
- a CDS encoding molybdopterin molybdotransferase MoeA: MRTFLSVGPALRLVLDDVRKRDDEWLEPGAWLDADQLHGILGRRISRDVVATVDVPDFASSAMDGYAVRHEDLGPDGGVLRVVSHAAAGRPTARPLTAGEAVRIMTGAPVPVGANAVVPVEWTKVEGNDEEGWASVDGSVIVDRGIEAGKHVRPAAEDVRAGQRVLRAGTVITPPVVGVLAGLGVDRLAVQFQPRVRIVSTGDEIVDPASDPVFGQVRNTNGPGLAAQALLAGGRLAGDGRAWTHVPDDLEALTGQVAEAVRRADVVVLSGGVSMGAHDHVQDALRAAGVELLFWKVRQRPGKPLLYGRAGHCHVFGLPGNPVSAAMGFEMYVRPLMETMAGRTPADWSAGEGLVTAILEEDIRKPEGLHTFVRGVARPGDEGWRVRTTGAQGSNLYGSVLQANCVVHVPEGVAAPAAGWKVSIQWLPWAIPVV; the protein is encoded by the coding sequence ATGAGAACGTTCCTGTCCGTGGGGCCCGCCCTGCGCCTGGTCCTGGACGATGTCCGCAAGCGAGATGATGAATGGCTGGAGCCGGGCGCCTGGCTCGATGCAGACCAACTGCACGGCATTCTGGGGCGGCGGATTTCGCGGGATGTGGTAGCTACGGTCGATGTCCCGGATTTCGCGAGTTCGGCCATGGATGGATACGCGGTCCGTCATGAGGACCTGGGACCGGATGGCGGCGTGCTGCGGGTGGTGTCGCATGCGGCGGCCGGACGACCGACGGCCCGGCCACTCACGGCCGGCGAGGCCGTGCGGATCATGACCGGGGCGCCGGTGCCGGTGGGCGCCAATGCCGTGGTACCGGTCGAGTGGACCAAGGTGGAAGGAAACGATGAAGAGGGCTGGGCCTCCGTCGACGGGTCCGTCATCGTGGACCGCGGCATTGAGGCGGGCAAACATGTGCGCCCGGCGGCCGAGGACGTGCGCGCGGGGCAGCGGGTGCTGCGCGCCGGGACCGTGATCACACCGCCGGTGGTGGGCGTCCTGGCCGGACTCGGCGTAGACCGGTTGGCCGTGCAGTTCCAACCCCGCGTCAGGATCGTCTCGACGGGAGATGAAATCGTGGATCCGGCGTCGGACCCGGTGTTCGGACAGGTGCGCAATACGAACGGGCCAGGCCTGGCGGCCCAGGCGCTGCTGGCGGGAGGACGACTCGCGGGCGACGGGCGGGCGTGGACGCACGTGCCGGATGACCTGGAGGCGCTCACCGGACAGGTCGCAGAGGCCGTGCGCCGGGCGGATGTCGTCGTTCTTTCGGGCGGCGTCAGCATGGGCGCCCACGATCACGTGCAGGACGCGCTGCGCGCGGCCGGCGTCGAACTCCTGTTCTGGAAAGTGCGCCAACGACCCGGAAAACCCCTGTTGTATGGCCGTGCGGGCCATTGCCACGTCTTCGGCCTGCCGGGCAATCCGGTAAGCGCCGCCATGGGGTTCGAGATGTATGTCCGCCCTCTCATGGAAACGATGGCCGGCCGGACGCCCGCGGACTGGTCCGCCGGTGAGGGTCTGGTGACGGCCATCCTGGAGGAGGACATCCGGAAGCCGGAAGGACTGCACACGTTCGTGCGCGGTGTGGCGCGGCCCGGTGACGAAGGATGGCGTGTGCGCACCACAGGAGCCCAGGGGTCCAACCTGTACGGATCCGTACTGCAGGCCAACTGCGTGGTGCACGTTCCCGAGGGGGTCGCCGCTCCCGCTGCCGGATGGAAGGTTTCCATCCAGTGGCTGCCGTGGGCGATCCCGGTCGTCTGA